The Sporosarcina luteola DNA window GTCATGAAGGCTGTAAGGACGTTTCGGCCCAAAGCAAGCTCCCCACTATCCATCGAAGGTCCGTCTGCAAGGATATCGCGAGGTTGCACACGATCTCCGACGCTTACGATCGGTCGTTGGTTATAGCAAGTCCCTTGGTTGGAACGGATGAAATTATCAAGGCGATAAATCGTCAAGTCGCCCTTCACTTCTTTGCCGTCCACCGTTTCAATGCGGCGGATCCGGATTTCCCTTGCCTCGACGTGCTCGACGATGCCATGGTATTTGGCAATTACGGCAGCTCCGGAGTCACGCGCAGATACGTGTTCCATACCAGTCCCGACAAACGGGGCTTCAGGATTCAACAAAGGTACAGCTTGACGTTGCATGTTCGCACCCATCAAGGCACGGTTGGAGTCGTCATTCTCAAGGAACGGAATACATGCTGTTGCCGCAGAGACGACTTGCTTCGGAGATACATCCATATAGTCGATCTGCTCACGTTTGAATACTGTGTTATCCCCTTGGAAACGCCCAACAACTTCTTCGTTGACGTAGGAACCATCTTCGTTAAGCGGCGCATTCGCCTGCGCAACGACATAGTTATCCTCGATATCCGCAGTCAAATAATCGATTTGGTGAGTGACGCGTCCTGTTTCAGGGTCAACCTTCCGATAAGGAGTTTCAATGAAACCGAACTTATTCACTCTCGCAAACGTTGAAAGGGAGTTGATCAATCCAATGTTCGGACCCTCCGGCGTTTCAATCGGACACATGCGTCCGTAGTGGGAATAGTGAACGTCACGGACTTCCATGCCCGCACGCTCCCTTGTCAATCCACCTGGTCCTAGCGCTGACAGACGTCGCTTATGCGTCAATTCGGCAAGCGGATTCGTCTGATCCATGAACTGGGATAGCTGAGAGCTACCAAAGAATTCTTTGATGGAAGCGATGACCGGTCTGATATTAATCAATTGCTGAGGCACGATCGATTGAGTGTCATTGATGGACATACGCTCTTTAACGACACGTTCCATACGGGATAATCCAATCCGGAATTGGTTTTGAAGCAATTCACCAACCGAACGCAGACGACGGTTTCCAAGATGGTCGATATCGTCCGTATTTCCAACTCCATGGAGCAAGTTAAAGAAATAGCTGATGGAAGCGACAATGTCCGCAGGTGTCACATGTTTCACCGACTCATCAATGCTCGCATTCGAGATAACATTGATCTCTTGCTTCTCTTCACTCTTCGGAGCATAGATCTTGATTGTCTGGATTGTAATATCTTCTTCCAAGACACCGCCAACATGCGTTATTTCCTGGATGCCGACACCCTTTTCAAGATGAGGCAATAGACGATCCAATGTCCGACGGTCTAGCAGCTGATCTTTCTCAACTAGAATTTCACCTGTTTCAGGGTCTGCAAGTGTTTCTGCAACCGTTTGATTGAACAGACGATTTTGCAGATGAAGCTTCTTGTTCATTTTATAACGGCCGACATTCGCCAAGTCATACCTTTTCGGGTCGAAGAAGCGGGAGTACAGCAGGCTTCGCGCACTGTCCAACGTCGGAGGCTCACCTGGACGTAGACGCTCGTAGATTTCAAGCAAGGCCTTCTCCGAAGTTTCCGTGTTATCCTTTTCAAGCGTGTTGCGCAAGTACTCATTGTCTCCGATCAGATCAATGATTTCTTGATCTGTTGAAAATCCAAGCGCTCGAAGAAGGACGGTAATCGGCAATTTACGGGTACGATCAATCCGGACGTGGACTACATCTTTTGCGTCAGTCTCGTACTCGAGCCACGCACCGCGGTTCGGAATGACAGTCGCAGCAAATCCGCGCTTACCGTTCTTATCCGTCTTATCATTGAAGTAGACACTCGGGGACCTTACGAGCTGGGATACGATGACCCTTTCCGCACCGTTGATGATGAACGTTCCGTTTTCCGTCATAAGCGGGAAGTCACCCATGAAAACGTCCTGTTCTTTCACTTCTTCCGTTTCCTTGTTATGCAATCGCACTTTTACGCGCAGCGGTGCTGCATACGTAACGTCACGCTCTTTTGATTCATCAACAGGGTATTTCGGTTCACCAAGTTGATAATCAATGAATTCCAACGAAAGATTACCTGTGAAATCCTGGATTGGAGAAATATCACGGAACATTTCCCGTAGCCCTTCTTCCAAGAACCACTCATAAGATGCCGTCTGGATTTCAATCAAATTCGGCAGCTCGAGAACTTCATTGATCCGCGCGAAACTTCTGCGCTGACGGTGTTGACCATACTGAACTAAATGACCTGTCAACTCTTTCACCCCTCAAAACAATATTAGTCCTTTGCGAAATCATAAAAATAGTGTATGATATCGAAAAAACAAAAAGAAAACGAGTTCTGGCAAGAGCTCATTTTCGGTTTAACAATCTTTTATCCATTGCCAGTATGCCTTAGATTTCCAAATCTTATGCAAAAGGGCACACGACCTCATTATATTATTTATGCATTTTACAATACTAGCACAAGAAAACACTCAGGTCAACGTTTTTTGGGCTTTAAGTATGAAATATCCTTTTTTCTTTTCCACGGTTTCCACATTTCCGAACAACTCGGTCAAATGCGCCATTGTGGAAGGGGCCCCCTGCTTCTTCTGAATGACGACCCACAATTCTCCTCCGGTAGCCAATTTCGAAAAAGCTCCGTCGTAAATTTTGAATACCGTCTCTTTTCCTGCCCGGATTGGCGGGTTCGTCAATATCGCCGCGAAACCCTCCGCCTCTACAGCCGACAATGCATCACTCGGGTAGACCGACACATTCCGTATGTCGTTCAGTTTGGCATTTTCATTCGCGAGCGCCATCGCCCTTTCGTTGACATCGACCATATGGACGCTCCGGTCCGGAAAAGATGCGGCGATCGATAATCCGA harbors:
- a CDS encoding class I SAM-dependent methyltransferase encodes the protein MAEHYYSKNPIVKSDPKEWQATLRNNRLRFKTDAGVFSKGEVDFGSRLLADSFVMPTVAGVVLDVGCGYGPIGLSIAASFPDRSVHMVDVNERAMALANENAKLNDIRNVSVYPSDALSAVEAEGFAAILTNPPIRAGKETVFKIYDGAFSKLATGGELWVVIQKKQGAPSTMAHLTELFGNVETVEKKKGYFILKAQKTLT
- the rpoB gene encoding DNA-directed RNA polymerase subunit beta, with translation MKELTGHLVQYGQHRQRRSFARINEVLELPNLIEIQTASYEWFLEEGLREMFRDISPIQDFTGNLSLEFIDYQLGEPKYPVDESKERDVTYAAPLRVKVRLHNKETEEVKEQDVFMGDFPLMTENGTFIINGAERVIVSQLVRSPSVYFNDKTDKNGKRGFAATVIPNRGAWLEYETDAKDVVHVRIDRTRKLPITVLLRALGFSTDQEIIDLIGDNEYLRNTLEKDNTETSEKALLEIYERLRPGEPPTLDSARSLLYSRFFDPKRYDLANVGRYKMNKKLHLQNRLFNQTVAETLADPETGEILVEKDQLLDRRTLDRLLPHLEKGVGIQEITHVGGVLEEDITIQTIKIYAPKSEEKQEINVISNASIDESVKHVTPADIVASISYFFNLLHGVGNTDDIDHLGNRRLRSVGELLQNQFRIGLSRMERVVKERMSINDTQSIVPQQLINIRPVIASIKEFFGSSQLSQFMDQTNPLAELTHKRRLSALGPGGLTRERAGMEVRDVHYSHYGRMCPIETPEGPNIGLINSLSTFARVNKFGFIETPYRKVDPETGRVTHQIDYLTADIEDNYVVAQANAPLNEDGSYVNEEVVGRFQGDNTVFKREQIDYMDVSPKQVVSAATACIPFLENDDSNRALMGANMQRQAVPLLNPEAPFVGTGMEHVSARDSGAAVIAKYHGIVEHVEAREIRIRRIETVDGKEVKGDLTIYRLDNFIRSNQGTCYNQRPIVSVGDRVQPRDILADGPSMDSGELALGRNVLTAFMTWDGYNYEDAIIMSERLVKDDVFTSIHIEEYESEARDTKLGPEEITRDIPNVGEEALRNLDDRGIIRIGAEVRDGDILVGKVTPKGVTELTAEERLLHAIFGEKAREVRDTSLRVPHGAGGIVLDVKVFNREDGDELPPGVNQLVRAYIVQKRKISVGDKMAGRHGNKGVISRILPESDMPYLPDGTPIDVMLNPLGVPSRMNIGQVLEMHLGMAARNLGIHMASPVFDGANEEDVWSTMEEAGMNRDGKTILYDGRSGEPFDSRVSVGVMYLIKLAHMVDDKLHARSTGPYSLVTQQPLGGKAQFGGQRFGEMEVWALEAYGAAYTLQEILTVKSDDVVGRVKTYEAIVKGQSVPQPGVPESFKVLIKELQSLGLDVKMLTEEFEEIEMRDLDDDDDMQPTDALNLMAEDQTV